One genomic segment of Coffea arabica cultivar ET-39 chromosome 6e, Coffea Arabica ET-39 HiFi, whole genome shotgun sequence includes these proteins:
- the LOC113696810 gene encoding uncharacterized protein produces MATAINRMTNILERLVERQGPKPVNQPRDQERGEDRTLELFLKFAPPKFHRGSDPEIAENWFERMVNIFTALDYNEERQVNFAVFQFEGAARSWWNVVSAKWEREQTPWTWVNFEREFNIKFLPPIVQEKREDDFIKLKQGLLSVSEYEERFTKLSKFAPKLVVTERKRIRRFIQGLNVEIQESLAAAQITTFTDALDKAQRVENAKSQSKAFHAKKRGNPSDTPKQSKRSTQPLKIEKGAGGMKMPEKPGETPSSEVPPKGNQGRRGQQKGKFQTSQAVTPHITCGYCGKINHTETDCW; encoded by the coding sequence ATGGCTACGGCCATTAATCGCATGACCAATATCCTTGAGCGCTTAGTTGAGCGCCAGGGACCTAAACCAGTCAACCAACCTAGGGACCAAGAGAGGGGTGAAGATAGAACCCTGGAGCTATTCCTGAAGTTCGCTCCACCTAAGTTCCATAGAGGATCTGATCCCGAAATAGCGGAAAATTGGTTCGAAAGGATGGTTAATATTTTCACTGCTTTAGATTATAACGAggaaagacaagtaaattttgccgttttccaattTGAAGGGGCAGCACGCTCGTGGTGGAATGTTGTTagtgcaaagtgggaaagagaacaaaccccttggacttgggtaaACTTTGAGAGGGAGTTTAATATCAAGTTCCTCCCGCCAATTgtacaagaaaagagggaggacgaCTTTataaagttgaaacaaggattaTTAAGTGTGAGCGAGTATGAGGAACGATTCACCAAACTTTCTAAATTTGCTCCTAAGCTGGTAGTCACTGAACGGAAAAGGATAAGAAGGTTTATTCAGGGATTAAATGTAGAAATTCAAGAATCCCTAGCGGCTGCCCAAATTACCACTTTTACAGATGCCTTGGATAAGGCACAGAGGGTAGAAAATGCTAAGTCTCAATCTAAGGCTTTTCATGCTAAAAAGAGGGGTAACCCAAGCGATACCCCTAAACAGTCCAAGAGGTCTACCCAACCTCTTAAAATAGAAAAAGGGGCCGGAGGAATGAAGATGCCTGAAAAACCCGGAGAAACTCCATCAAGCGAAGTCCCGCCAAAAGGAAATCAGGGTAGGCGAGGtcaacaaaagggaaaattcCAAACTAGTCAAGCCGTGACTCCCCATataacttgtggatactgtggcaagattaaccacactgagACCGACTGCTGgtga